The following nucleotide sequence is from Megalops cyprinoides isolate fMegCyp1 chromosome 6, fMegCyp1.pri, whole genome shotgun sequence.
AAATTCTGTTGATGCTCGTGCTGCGTCTGCCGCCTGTTTACTTTACGTTGTTTCAGCGAAGGTTGCGTGTTGTCCTGTTTTTAATTGTTAACAGTGAAACGCCGTTGTATTAATTTCGCCAATATTAACAAAATGCGGTGTGGCTCGTATTCggaaataaatacagtacagttaATTACAGTTTTAGGGCTTTCTGTGTTGTAATTCGTGCAGCATTTAGTTTGGAGACACACAATGTTGTTCTTTCCGACAATCCCTAGAAATCTGAGGGATGTATATTCTTCAACTTAGGAAACATATCTATGCGTCCAGTTGAGTGTAAAACCTTCTAATATACAGTCTTCTAATTATCATTGACAGAATTGGCAACATATTCTCTTGTTATTTGTGATAACGACAACAACTACAATAGATATACTACACAATgtagtatatatttttacagttaacagaaaacaaggcatagcaaaaaaaagaaagaaattgttACACTCAGTAACTAGGAGAATTTTTCTGGAATACTTTTTGGCCGCAATAGCAATGATTGTTACTATGGTGTCATATTATGcgatttaaacaaatgaaaggtCATCTGTTTAGTATTCTGCCTGACTAACCTTCAGCACACACGCGCCTATTCCACAGAGATGAATATCTTGTATGATTTACTCTGTGCATAGAATGTGAAATGACACTGTTTTTCATAACTTGCTTTCTGTGGTTATTTTCAGACcataaatactgttttatcTGGACCTGTTCGTTCTTAGATCAAATCCTTTCctcatactgtttttttcttcttttttcaagATCAGTGGGTATCCAGAATTGTAAACAAAAGAACATCACCACCCTGTACAAGGTAGAGTTTTCTCAATAACGAGGACGCTGTAAGATACTCAGACCTACTGCTTATGAATGGAGACACCTAAGAGTATAGGTATTTAACCCATTTTGCACAGCAATGGAAAACAAGTTGTAGGAGAacaaaacaatagaaaaatCGAGGCAAATTTGGTAAAATCATGAGTCATGCACAACAGAAAATTGtgtgattttgttgtttgtgctgCTCTTCTCACCAGTATCCTCCCATCCTGTTTTTATGTCATTGTTTCTCTGTAACTCTATCTTTCAAGGCCCACCAGGCTCTCCTCTGGTCCACAGTTTGACTGCTTGCATCCATTTTTAACCACATTGTTGGTCTTAATTATGGCATTATCTGATGTAGACCATCTTACGCCCGCCTGGTGCCAGATCCAGGGTTGCTATGGAAATGACTGTGCAAATAGATTTGCCAGTAACCGAACAATTAACATTGCAAAGGAGAAACGCAGAGCATGGCGTGGGAGAGGGAAGCGGTTACATGTCGTGACAAAGGGTTTGACTCCCATTAAAGTGGGGTAGGTTACAACAGCGTCATGGGAATAGGAATCAAGGATCAATTTAGGGGAAGTAGATCTGGCTtgagctctgctctgctgacCACAGGGGCAGAAGCTTGCATCATCTGTGGAATTTTGCTGTTCTGCTTCACTGTGTGATTTACCACAGCGAGGACCCATCGGATCTATGAATAATGCCTGAAAATCCACTGAATAAGTTGGCGAGGTTCCAGTAGCAATTGTGAACGTTCAGACGTTCAAAGCCTCCACCGGACAGTTAGGACTGAAACCAGCCAGAATCCTGACTCTGTGGTTCTGAGTGCTGTTGTGCTGTCTCTTCTGTTGGGCTGCATGGCAGCTGTGGAGTGCAGAACCGTGTTGCATCAGTGCTGTAATGAGGCTGGTGCTGACAAACTGGTACGAGCGCCGTGGGTGTGGTTGCCATGTCCACTGTCAGGTGCAGCCAATCTGGTGAGGGGtagttattcatttaaaaaaatattcttgcCAGCATATCAGTAAAAATCAGAAAGCCAAATACAGTGCACTCCAATAATGAGaattacatacagtaaaaatcAACCTTTTTTAAAGAACAAGTTATAAAGTTGTGCAGTTCAACTCAGAAAGACCctttctgctgatgaaaagcCCAGTGAAAGGAATTCTACAAGCCAgtccattattttcattttattaaaggGTTATATAgtaatactgtacattcaaatactttttttccatgtgtaaAGAATTTAGTTAAGggcattttcaataaaataataataatttttaaaaatttgctacataatttccatttaatgcatttgtttgtgcttctgcttttaagaatcaattACCTGTAAGAATCAAATCATCCAGAGTATTTTGTCTTTGATTTATGATCTAACTGACCTGTTAAAATAATAGCTCATTGCTTGTTAGATTGTTAAAGTAGCTCTAAAATGTGCCTACTGTAAATGCTTACTGTAGACACCAACATTAACTCTCACtttcaatatttaaattatCTCCACCTGCAGTTGTGATAAGTAAGCACTTTCTATATATCTAGAACTATTAAGCAATTACTGTAGCAGACCATACAGTAAATGGCTATGTTATGATTCCAGTGAACCATGAGCTCTTGTGTTAGCTGCATGAAAGATGAATACTTTACACCATCAGTAGCCTAAGAGCAGGTGTTCATCGAAGAATAATTCTTCGAAAATGTCATGTACCATGGGGTAGCCTGCCATCTTGTTAATGAAGTTTTATACCTGTCGGTCTGCCCTGACTAGGCCCCGATGGCCCCGATTGGTGGGAGCAGCTCTGTGAAAGGAAGGGCAAAAGAAGCAGGAACCCCCGGTCAGCTTTTCTGTTTGTGGTACATGGCTGCAGTTTTAGTTCTCCAAAAAGTGACTTACGTTCCTTTAGTAGACAATGGGCTCATTTGTCATcgtaaggctttttttttgtttatctgttgAATGATCTACTTGACTCTACCTGTTCTGGATTATGAGTGGATTATACTTTTTATAAcgataattcatatttttaaaacaccatCAGCACCAGTAAGAATGGTTGTGcatgttgttctgtttttatattgttgTATAACTATTAAAAATCATTAGCAGTGGTAGCTTTGCGCTTACCAATTCTGATATAAGATGcttctttcagtttttgtaaGGTTTAACACTGCCTAGAGTATATAGGCACCCTTTGAGATGTAATATCATTATATCGATCTTGTAAGAAAAGGGCAAATAATATTgcagaagaggaaaaaggtgTGAATTGGGCAGACTGGAAGGTAGAATTTGAACTGTCTCCTCTGCGAAAACGAACATGTGAGAGGTAGTCAGTTTACTTTGTCGCACTTTGGCACCGTCTGAGGAATCAAAGGCCCCTAATGACCAAATTTCTGAAGCCTATTTTAGCCATAATATGTGACTGCCTCCACCACTGCAGCACATTGCAGACACTCCCTTTGTATATGACGTGTAGCAGGATTTTGATCCACAGCACACGTTGCTCCTCTTCCCCGCCCTGCTTGCGGCTGTCACACATCCCTAAGCTTGACAGTGAAGATGtctcagaggaagagggaagaaCACATCAGGGGATGGCTAACACACCAGCCTCACTCCCCGGAAGAGCCTCTTCCATCAAAACGGCGGCAACCATAGCCATgctttcacatacagtatagcTCCATGCCTAGCTTTCTGCCACAGAATGCATACATTCCTGCATCTCATCTTCGGGTGATGTTTGGATCTTCCCTCTCCTTAAATGTGCCTCTTTTGGGATAGAACAAAAGACTGACTTCCAACCCACAAACAACACATCTCTTGcccttctgtgtctgtgaattcGGATGGCGATATTGATGTCTGCACCTCCTGCATATCAGGAATGCTTAGACCCCTCTCAAAGTTCCTTTCCACTGAGGGATAAACACAGAATATAAACCCAgacatgaatgcattttcccTTTACCCAGCCAGCCTAAAAAAGTGAAGAGTGCTGTTTGCCAAAAATTCTGACAGGTCCCACTTTTCCGGCGCCATTAGAAATACACAGGGATATTTCAAACAGATCTTAAAATATCCTTGTTCCCTCAGAAGAAAACCTTGCCATCACAGGAAATTGAAACCCATATTGAATCTAACTGCAATATGTTTTGGTCTTAACCTGTAATATTAAAACTGAGTCAGCTTTGCATTGCTTACACAacattgaattattattattatttttttaaatattgatggCAGCAGCAATTGCTTCGTTTCCTTAACTAGAGATAAGGACACAGAATGTTGTGGTTAGTTTGAATCTAGGTCTGAGATGGAACACCCAGACCACCCTTTGTCCTAGCACCCAAAATGTCACACACCCCATCCCTCTGACCCTATTAGGATTCTGAACTTGTGAACCATTCCTGCTGTGGATCCTCAATCTGTAATTCTGTTACTGTTGAGAGGTTCTGTCCAATTTACTCCCGCCCTCAAGGTCAGTGATCAGTGGTATTTGGCTACCCTGTAATGGAAGGCTCATATCCTTGTTCTTTGAATGCCTCAATGCCTTCGACAGACACAGCTCCATGCTAGTTAAGTGGTCTGGCTGTGATGAGCTTTCCTTCATTTTGTGCACTTGGGTCTGAATTTAGCTCTGACCACATACTCTATCATGCCAAAGCGGGGATATCAGAGGATTTCTCAAAACAGGGGTTTTGAATCAACAATAAAAGCTcatttatatattcacagtCAGAGAGGATCTCCCTTCACTACACCTGCATGTACTTCAGCTGATTAAATTAGCACAAGGGTCAAGGAAAGCAAAGCACCATGTGTTTAATTGCTGTGAACATTATGCTTATTTTGGCAAAAATGAATGCGGTATTTATGAAGTCTTTGGCAGAGACATGAAATTCACACTAACAAGTGGACATTTTAACTTATAATAATACACTGTTAAATAATGCTGTGAACATCATTGTCCTACCAATATCATGCAGTGCCAATACATAAAATCAGTCTGCATTTGTAACCACAGTAAATATGGATATATTCAAAAGGAAGAGTATTTTTTATACAGTCTTTATAAGAGTCTTTTTTCAATAGTGGTGGGTTGGGTAGGGAGGATGTCTCCCCGTGGACATCAATCACAAATGTCATTGTTCTATGGGATGAATTATAGGCTGGGGTATAAGTTACATGTGAATACTTACACCCTCCCTGCACTAGACCATGTGTCCCTCAGTGCTGCTCTCAATGATAGGAAATCCAGATGGATGATTGATAGGTGATCCAAAAATGGCACAGTTAAGTGAATCTGGCATTTACGTATGTGGGCTACATTCTATTACTGTTAATGTACTCAAATTTCTAAAAGAGACAAGTCACATTTAAAACCTTTTtgatgtaaatgttaaatttcCAAAAAGCTGAGGCTGAAGGACCATGCGGGAACCGTGCATTAAAAAGTTACCACGTCCATCAAAAAATATTAAGCCTGCTGCACACTCAGTTCAGGCACGCTGCATGTATTCATTGTGTACAGgccagaggaggagctgagtAGTCTACAAGTGCTGTctgtatgtagaaatgcatctgttgaaatgtgtaaatgtacaaacaGGTTCCCCCATGCACCATTTGGTGGCAGTAATCAAAAAATAAGTACTATATCTGGAAGGGAAAGCTCATCCCAGTTCATGTGTCGATAAAAATAAGGGAAAGTAGATTTATAAGCAGTACTCATAGTGATAGGTATGGATTCCGATGGAAATGTGGGTGAGTTTGTCAATAGCTAGTGTGGATTCTCATGGAGGTATTGATGAATTTGTAAGTAGCTAGTGTGGATTCTGATGGAAATGAGGGTGAGTTTGTCAGAAGCTAGTGTGGATTCTGATGGGCATATGGCTGAATTTTTGTGGTTTTCTTCTGTAGCCATTATGAATCTAAAATCTGAATCTGCCTTCTTCCTACAGTTAAAATGTTCTTCCCATGGTCCCATGAAACATCTGCCCCCCAGTGTATGTGGAGGACAACCTATCTTTGAAGGATCTAGAAAGACATGTTAGAATTTCGGTCATGTTTGAAGAGCTAGGCGTTCTGACATCCCAAGagcactgtgatgtcagaaaaCGCAAGCACAGCAACCCCAGCTTTACAATGATCTGGTTCATGGCACACTGTGtttatgacatttataaaaatggcaCCATCAAGTTGTTTCATCATGCAAAATGTAGATTTAAGATGACAGAGAGTCTGAGAAGTAAGAATGAGAGTTAGAAAGTGTTGAGTTAAAAAGTCTGAAAAAGCTTGATTTGTTCCCATTGGGGGTCTTTGTTTTTAGGTTGTTGTGTTGTCTGTCTTATTTTagttcattgttttctttcagtgaaCCCGTGGGAGgaagttttattcatttttatcctttgtgtgttcatgttgtCTTCCTCGCCTCTTCAAATTCTGGTCCAAAGACTGATTTGCATCTTGCAATTTGTGTCCTATCTGTACTGTTATATAGTGTTTCTTAATATTAAGTAAGTACACTGTATATTAAGTAAGtaaattgtgtattttaaatatactttttGTCCCATATTTATGTTACCTTTTTGTGAAAAATTTCCAGTGCAAGCTGAGGAATGTCACTGCTGGTTTAAATATTCCTTCTGATTGATCTACATTGAATATGTAGCAGGCTTTAGATCATAACCTGTTAAATGTGCGGGGAGCGGACAGACCATCGACTTGAAGTGGCTGGAGCTTGTATTTATAATGGAGTACAATTGTCATGCTCCTGTCTATCACACTGATGTGGTGGGCTAGGCGACTTGGAATGAATTCCAATCATCATATGAAGCAGCGTGCGCCTGCAGCGAAACGCATCAACCTCGTGTGTACGAATGCATTGAACAGAAGGTTTGAATTTGGCCCTAAGttattcaaaaggaaaaaaagagactttcTGAAGTAATTAAAAAGTTTGAAAGGGATGCGCACTGATTGTAAATAACTTGACTCCTGTGTGCGCGTGTAAGCCTGCTGTTGCTCTCAAGCTGTTGAggcagttaattaaaaatacGAAGAGGTGAAGCAAATCAGTTACAGATTGTAATTAATGCGGTTTACAGGCATGCCAGGAGAAAGCAATCTTATTTCGTTAACAAGGGGCTGCCCGCCTGGGTCACCGCTGTGAGTAAAGCGACGATTTTCAATCCATTATTAAAACTAAGCGAGATGAAACGTAGGAATCTGCTCCGCGCATCAGAAGACGGTGTcattgtttccatggcaacccacCCCTGCACATTGAAGTTGcggttttaaaaagaaagaaatggagaaaaaaaaggttcttAAGAAGCGGTTCTTTGCCTTGTGCGTtctttcatgtttctgtttcattggGCCTGAAAGAATTTGCGGCTTACCGTTAAATGAAGGAGTAAAATAGTACAGTAATGTCGAGAAGGAGACAGACAAATGCCAGGCAACAGTAATGGGCATCAAATctaccaaaaaaacaacacaaaatgtattttttgccaGCTGACATTGATAGACGTTTGCAGCATTTCATTGGAAACAAAGCTCTTTTTGTGACCATACGcagttttaaccatttttttaaccatttttctTTACGCTGAAATGACCATAACCTGGACGATGATCTCCTCCTAATGAAAATATACTGTGTTTATAAATATATGCTGGTTTCAGTGACATTATATTGATTTTGGTATGTCAGGGATCACATGCGGTTGTTTGCTCAGATTAACTGGGTCTGAGGTGATTTGTAATCCATCATTCTCGCGGTTTTGTCAATAAAGCCGATCCTTGCAGCAAGCCGTCGCGGAGAACAGCGTAAAGTGGCAGCCGTGGCTGGAACAATACAGCTGTAGCCTTGAGCAAGAGCACAGTGCTCGCAGTAACTTCCTCTGCTTCAGTAGCCACATCCTGCCAATTAAACATGTAACATTCAGTCTGTGTAAGTAATCATGGATAGGACAGTCTGCGAGGCAAACAGCCAAACGGAGAAATGAAATACTGTGGAAGAATAAAGACATGAAAGGTTTTCCCGGATTAGAAGATTTACACACCtatccttttcttttccaagGTTATGCTTCCATACTCAAGCGTAACTCACCTCCCCGTATTTGGGTAGATTTATTCCAGTGTATGTTGTGTTGCGCTTAGCCTATGTATCAAAGCCTGTATACACTAGTTATCACAACATTGTGTGACACATGTTTGAATATGGTCAGCATGTCCTGGGTTTACAATCTTTCAGGCAACTCTATCAGATGCACCTTATTTGCTTTCTttggataagaccgtctgctaaatgacaaaatgtaaatgtgtcgCTGAGGGGTCTCTGAGGACCAATGAGAATCGGCGTATACATATCCAAATCAGTCTGAGGCCGTGAGAGTTAGAACTGTAAATTAGAGAGACTAGTTCATTTACAGCTTGATTGATTTTGATTAAGCACTTGCCGGTTCCAAGGGTCCCCCATGTACTTAGCATGCTCCTCTCAATCACAAAAGCCCAGAGCGCTGGGCCTCCAACGAGCCAAtcaaattatattacattacagctaGATAATTGTGACCTTCGGTACAAAAAGCCTAAGTCATTCACTCAGCATGAGGTAGAAATCAATCCTCATTtgacaaacacatttgcattatttgccATGAGGAGGCTGGCGAGCCCACTGGGGAATAATCTAACGATGTAAAAGCTCAGTCATTCCGGCTGGTGTTTTGAGAAGGGTATTGCTTTACGTGCACCAATCGAACGCTATGAAATTTGCAGCAGCCTTACGTGCTCCGGTTAGGGGACCCGTCTTCACTCAGCGAGAGATATCATTGCTTTGATTACCTCTGCACAGCGTGGGTCGCCCGGGCAAGGAAGCTCTATTTACCCAAGGTGCACCTTGGCCAGCGCGCACCGTTTGAGCGCGTTGGGGTGAGACGGGCGAGcgagtgcagagagagagtgcaagggagaggaaaaggacGGTTGCCTGGTTACCGATGGATACTTAGCTCTGGAACAGGGCTCCACTTCAAGCTAATTGTGTACACAGCCAGGGAAGGACATGGCAAAACAGCCGTGCAAAATCAATTCCATCAAGCGCCAGAGAGTTTTCGCCCTTTCCCTCGACGTGCCAGGCGGAAGATTGATGgaggcagaaaatgaaaaaatgagtgTCATCGGCTGTCTCAGGTGGTTCATCAATCCATGCAATCTACCCATTTATATCCACTCAATGAAACACGGACCTATATATGCTtttactggggggggggaggttacCCTGTAAAAAATGCATAGAAATTTCacgttttttcccctcaacacAAAATCAGTAGCACCAGAGGAGCCCCGAGGAACTGTATAAGCCGAAGAGCTGACACACTCCACAGAGCCAGGGGAGGGTGAGAAATGGCCTGATAGGATTACAGGAGTATCGCGGTGGAGTTCCTGTCCAttgtgtgtatgaaatgtaGTTCTCAGCCTGTTTCCCACAGCGGAACACAAAAGAGGCACGTGCGCTACATTACTCACGGTAAACTAGCGTGTGAAGAGTAGCAAACCAGTGTTTTTATGAACATGATCAATACAGGTCGCCCCCAAATTGCAACAATCTGCATTCACGAGAGTACAAATTCTACCCTTAATATTCGTGTTCCAGGAACTTCTGGTTTCAGTGTGTGAAAATATCAGTAAGACCCATTTTCCAATTCAGATTCTAAAAGTCCTTAGGCATATAAATATAGGCATTTAGATGCTCATGCATTAAAGACACTGTTGTCTTTGACATTTGGccttgaagattttttttttttacatgaggtttatgattattgttattgtcattttagtcATGCATGCCTCAGGGCAAGGACATGAAAAGGGAAAGTAGGGCAAAAGTTTGGCTGTTGTGATTGGATCATTACTCCAAAAGCTATCCTATCAGTGGTAAGCAGCACTGTGATGATGACCTAGGATGACATGGAGGGACAAATTAAAATAAGGTGACATCTTCCAGACTAAGAAGtgtactgtgtctctgtctcctgggCAGGCTATGTCAAATGACTGCACAACTTTGTGCTGATTGCATTGCAGGCTGGTAAACCCTGATACATAACCATCCTTAAAACAGTAATTTGCTGACATGACCATGTGCATGAACACGCACTGAAGATTCATTCTTCTTTCAAAAAGCCATCATACCAGAACCTGTCCACTGAGATTGTGGATTCTCACTAGAGGGGTTTTCTGGTTGAAATAGCCTCTCTTCCTTTCCAGGACCCTcacagagaaaaggacagacagCAGACCTGGCCCTGGGAGAGAAGCCCTCACTCTGGGCCTGCCTGGAAGTgacccccccttctctctgatGCGGAGCTGGTCCCGGTGAGGACCGCGAGGCCCGGGAGGAATGACGGTGCCGTCGGCTCAGGAGTTCCACTGGCAGAGCCTGGCGCGGCTCTCCAGCGGGCGCGTCTACCACTCCCTGGCGGAGGCCGGGGGACAGCTGTACACCATCGGGGGGTGCGACGAGACGGGCCGGCCCATCAGCGCGCTGGAGCTCTACTCCCCTGAGGTGGATCAGTGGGTCACCCTGCCCCCGATGCCCACCCCCAGGGCCGGTGCAGCCGTGGCAGTCCTGGGGAAGCAGCTGCTAGTGGTGGGGGGCGTTGGGAAGGACCAGCGCCCCCTGAAGGCTGTGGAGATGTACAACACAGAGGAGGGAaagtggaggaagaggagttCACTCAGAGAGGCTGCCATGGGCATCTCTATCATGGTGAAAGGTCAGTCTGTCCATCACATGTGTTGGGATTAACTAGGATCAGTATGCTTGGATATATGTAGCCACTGCAAActtttattcttgttttgtcataatatgcatgcacataatGTACAATGAATCATCTAGTATCACTTTATCATCAAAgttactataataataataataagtagaCTATTAATATTTCTCATTCTGTTGTGTACTATTGTCTGATGgtattattgtaatattattagcattagTATTAATTGTATACTTAGTAGCATAAACTACAATGCACAGTATTCTGTTTATAATCATCCTTCTTGTTCAACTGCCAACACAGGGGTGTCCCTTTATTGTTCCCTCTCTGTAGATGGCAGGGCGCTTGCGGTGGGCGGCATGGGGGCAGACCTTCTCCCCAGGAGTGTTCTGCAGCAGTATGATCCCCGCAAGGACATGTGGGCCCTGCTTCCGCCCATGCCGACGCCCCGTTACGACACCAGCGCCTGTCTCCTGGGCTCCAAGATCTATGTGGCAGGTGAGGCTATGGTGTGGGTCCTTATGCTGGCGGTTTTATAATAGTATGAGTAACTCCCGAATGGGATTTGGGCTGGCAGAGTTTTAAAGGGCATTAAAGACTATTCTCTGAATAATTAGCAGTAGATTTCCCTACGGCGGAAATGTGGCTGGTTTCAGTAACGCAGAAGCTCGTGcttatttaattaaatcaattagATGTTTGATGACACAACAGAATTCTTGTTTGATTGAGCAAAATACCTCACTGGTGTTTTTCAGACACCAGAGAAGGAAGTGTTTCCCATGAAACCCTCTGGGTTAAGACCCTCAAGGAACAGGGTTATGACAAGCAGCATATAACCCTTGGTTCTTGATAGGCTGATGCATGCAGTGAATACCTTGAATATCAACAACCAGCCACTTGGTTGGGTTTCTAGTTTCTCAAAAAAACACCCTTGGTGCCTTCTAAACAATGTCAGGTCAAATCCTGGTGGATTCTTTGGATTA
It contains:
- the klhdc8a gene encoding kelch domain-containing protein 8A — translated: MTVPSAQEFHWQSLARLSSGRVYHSLAEAGGQLYTIGGCDETGRPISALELYSPEVDQWVTLPPMPTPRAGAAVAVLGKQLLVVGGVGKDQRPLKAVEMYNTEEGKWRKRSSLREAAMGISIMVKDGRALAVGGMGADLLPRSVLQQYDPRKDMWALLPPMPTPRYDTSACLLGSKIYVAGGRQCKHSVKTFEVFDIDSRSWTVLPSLPCKRSYSGVTWDCTGRLHWLGGLRQGGLHQRSKFTKNVNIFDPHQGAWLKSEDTVAMKTKRADFACAFLRGRVIVAGGLGNQPSVMDSVEAFHPDKRKWERLAPMGTPRCSAPSIVIRDRLLVVGGVNQIPSSAHEILYVKEEEIL